A portion of the Mesobacillus sp. AQ2 genome contains these proteins:
- the pyk gene encoding pyruvate kinase: MRKTKIVCTIGPASESVEKLTQLIEAGMNVSRLNFSHGNHEEHAARIKNIREAAEKTGKKVGILLDTKGPEIRTNDMENGAIELKTGQECIVSMTEVLGTVDKFSVTYDQLIDDVHPGAKILLDDGLIGLEVISIDKENNEIKTKVLNTGTLKNKKGVNVPGVSVNLPGITEKDAKDILFGIEQGVDFIAASFVRRATDVLEIRQLLEENNGSHIQIIPKIENQEGVDNINEILEVSDGLMVARGDLGVEIPAEEVPLVQKDLIKKCNTLGKPVITATQMLDSMQRNPRPTRAEASDVANAIFDGTDAIMLSGETAAGQYPVEAVQTMHNIASRAEEALNHKELLSFRSKETDHNITDAIGQSVAHTALNLEVNAIITPTESGHTARMISKYRPKAPIIAVTSNDHVVRRLALVWGVYPQLGEKAETTDEMLASAVEESVNSGHVSHGDLVVITAGVPVGEAGTTNLMKIHVVGDILAKAQGIGRKSAYGRVVVAKDAQEAISKVKQGSILVTIGSDREMVPALEKCSALITEEGGLTSHAAVVGLNLGIPVIVGVENAMSLFKDGQEITVDSARGVIYKGHASVL, translated from the coding sequence ATGCGCAAAACAAAAATTGTTTGTACGATTGGTCCCGCAAGTGAAAGTGTAGAAAAATTAACTCAGCTGATTGAAGCAGGAATGAATGTATCCCGCTTGAATTTCTCTCACGGAAATCATGAAGAGCATGCAGCACGTATCAAAAATATCAGAGAAGCTGCGGAGAAAACAGGGAAGAAGGTAGGGATCCTGCTTGATACTAAAGGCCCTGAGATCCGCACAAATGATATGGAGAATGGTGCAATTGAACTGAAGACAGGCCAGGAATGCATCGTATCAATGACAGAGGTTCTGGGTACAGTTGATAAGTTCTCTGTTACTTATGACCAGCTGATCGATGATGTCCATCCAGGAGCCAAAATCCTCCTTGATGACGGCTTAATCGGTCTTGAAGTTATCAGCATCGACAAGGAAAATAATGAGATTAAAACCAAAGTCCTGAACACGGGTACGCTTAAAAATAAAAAAGGTGTAAACGTGCCGGGTGTTTCTGTGAATCTTCCAGGAATCACGGAGAAGGATGCTAAAGACATCCTATTCGGAATCGAGCAGGGAGTGGACTTCATTGCAGCATCATTTGTGCGCCGCGCAACTGATGTATTGGAAATCCGCCAGCTATTGGAAGAAAACAACGGATCACACATCCAGATCATTCCTAAGATCGAAAACCAGGAAGGCGTTGACAACATCAACGAAATTCTTGAAGTTTCCGATGGTCTTATGGTTGCTCGTGGTGACCTAGGAGTGGAAATTCCTGCAGAAGAGGTACCACTCGTTCAAAAAGACCTGATCAAAAAGTGCAATACACTAGGAAAGCCAGTCATCACTGCTACACAGATGCTGGATTCGATGCAGCGCAACCCGCGCCCGACTCGTGCAGAAGCGAGTGACGTTGCGAATGCGATTTTCGATGGAACTGACGCAATCATGCTATCTGGCGAAACAGCAGCTGGGCAATACCCAGTAGAAGCTGTTCAGACCATGCATAATATCGCTTCTCGTGCAGAAGAGGCGCTTAATCATAAAGAATTGCTGTCATTCCGCAGTAAAGAGACGGACCACAATATCACCGATGCCATCGGACAATCGGTTGCACATACGGCTCTTAATCTTGAAGTGAATGCCATCATCACACCAACTGAAAGTGGGCATACTGCACGTATGATTTCAAAGTATCGTCCAAAGGCACCGATCATTGCGGTTACTTCTAATGATCATGTGGTCCGCCGTCTTGCCCTTGTATGGGGAGTGTATCCACAGCTTGGAGAAAAGGCAGAAACAACGGATGAAATGCTTGCGAGCGCAGTCGAAGAAAGTGTCAACAGCGGACATGTTTCCCACGGTGACCTGGTAGTCATTACTGCAGGTGTACCAGTAGGTGAAGCAGGCACAACGAACTTGATGAAGATCCATGTGGTTGGCGATATCCTGGCAAAAGCACAAGGTATTGGCCGCAAATCTGCATATGGAAGAGTAGTCGTGGCAAAAGACGCACAAGAAGCGATCAGCAAGGTAAAACAAGGCAGCATCCTTGTAACAATTGGCTCTGACCGCGAAATGGTACCTGCTCTTGAAAAGTGCAGCGCGTTAATCACGGAAGAGGGCGGTTTGACCAGCCATGCTGCTGTTGTCGGGCTGAACCTCGGAATCCCAGTCATCGTAGGTGTAGAAAATGCGATGAGCCTGTTCAAGGATGGACAGGAAATCACCGTTGATTCTGCTAGAGGTGTCATATACAAAGGACATGCAAGCGTACTATAA
- the pfkA gene encoding 6-phosphofructokinase, whose protein sequence is MKRIGVLTSGGDAPGMNAAIRAVVRKGIYHDVEVYGVIGGYAGLMNGNIEKLELGSVGDIIHRGGTFLYSARSEEFKTKEGQQKGIEQLKKFDIDGLVVIGGDGSYRGAKALTEQGFPCVGVPGTIDNDISGTEFTIGFDTALNTVIDAIDKIRDTASSHERTFVVEVMGRNAGDIALWAGLAGGAETILIPEDPHDMKDIASRLKKGHERGKKHSIIVVAEGVMNGYEFAKKLKEETDFDTRVTVLGHVQRGGSPTAFDRVLASRLGARAVELLLEGKGGRAVGMEKNQLVDYDIIEALAKEHTLDLNLYKLSKELSI, encoded by the coding sequence ATGAAAAGAATTGGTGTTTTGACGAGCGGCGGGGATGCGCCAGGGATGAACGCTGCGATTCGTGCTGTAGTAAGAAAAGGTATTTATCATGATGTCGAAGTTTATGGCGTAATCGGCGGTTACGCTGGATTGATGAATGGAAATATCGAAAAGCTGGAGCTTGGTTCCGTAGGTGACATTATCCATCGCGGAGGAACATTCCTTTATTCCGCACGCAGTGAAGAATTCAAGACCAAGGAAGGCCAGCAAAAGGGAATTGAACAACTAAAGAAATTTGACATTGATGGCCTGGTCGTCATTGGCGGCGACGGATCTTATCGTGGTGCAAAGGCCCTGACAGAGCAAGGCTTTCCATGTGTCGGAGTTCCAGGGACAATTGATAATGATATTTCAGGCACGGAGTTTACAATCGGCTTTGATACTGCACTTAACACAGTAATCGATGCAATTGATAAAATCCGCGATACCGCCTCTTCACATGAAAGAACCTTTGTCGTGGAAGTTATGGGACGTAATGCTGGAGATATCGCACTGTGGGCAGGTTTGGCAGGCGGAGCTGAAACGATCCTCATCCCTGAAGACCCTCATGATATGAAGGATATTGCCAGCCGTCTTAAAAAAGGCCATGAACGCGGTAAGAAGCACAGCATCATCGTTGTGGCTGAAGGCGTCATGAACGGCTACGAATTCGCGAAGAAATTAAAGGAAGAGACAGATTTCGATACGAGAGTAACGGTTCTTGGACATGTCCAGCGCGGAGGCTCTCCGACTGCATTTGACCGTGTACTGGCCAGCCGTCTTGGCGCCCGTGCTGTAGAGCTTCTTTTGGAAGGAAAAGGCGGACGGGCTGTTGGTATGGAGAAAAACCAGCTGGTGGATTATGATATCATTGAAGCACTGGCAAAAGAACACACTCTTGATTTGAACTTATATAAATTATCAAAAGAGCTTTCTATTTAA
- the accA gene encoding acetyl-CoA carboxylase carboxyl transferase subunit alpha, with protein MAGELEFEKPVLELRKKISELKEFTKNTDVDLTSEIDKLEARLQKLESEVYENMKPWDRVQIARHPNRPTTLEYISLLFTDFFECHGDRLYGDDEAIVGGIAKFHGYPVTVIGHQRGKDTKENIRRNFGMPHPEGYRKALRLMKQAEKFKRPIICFIDTKGAYPGKAAEERGQSEAIARNLFEMAGLTVPVICVVIGEGGSGGALALGVGNYIHMLENSTYSVISPEGAAAILWKDSSLAKKAAETMKITAPDLKGLGIIDEIIPEVKGGAHKDLKQQAKYMDKILKDSMSELLVLDEETLLSQRYEKYKRIGEFSFPTEFIGVK; from the coding sequence ATGGCAGGAGAACTAGAATTCGAGAAACCGGTATTGGAATTAAGGAAAAAAATCAGTGAGCTAAAGGAATTCACCAAAAATACGGATGTGGATCTCACATCAGAAATAGATAAACTTGAAGCAAGACTGCAAAAGCTCGAATCAGAAGTTTATGAGAACATGAAACCGTGGGACCGGGTGCAGATTGCCCGTCACCCAAATCGTCCGACGACCCTTGAATATATCTCATTGCTGTTTACCGACTTCTTCGAATGTCACGGCGACAGATTATATGGAGATGATGAAGCGATTGTTGGGGGAATTGCCAAATTCCATGGCTATCCCGTGACAGTCATTGGCCATCAGCGTGGGAAAGATACAAAGGAAAATATCCGCAGGAATTTTGGTATGCCGCATCCTGAAGGTTACAGAAAAGCTTTGCGTTTGATGAAGCAAGCGGAAAAATTTAAGCGTCCGATCATTTGCTTCATCGATACTAAGGGTGCTTACCCTGGTAAAGCAGCAGAAGAGCGTGGGCAAAGTGAAGCGATCGCCCGTAATCTATTCGAGATGGCTGGACTTACCGTTCCAGTGATCTGTGTGGTCATTGGCGAAGGTGGAAGTGGCGGAGCACTGGCACTGGGTGTAGGCAATTATATTCACATGCTGGAAAACTCCACATATTCCGTTATCTCTCCAGAAGGTGCGGCAGCGATTCTTTGGAAAGATTCTTCGCTGGCGAAGAAAGCTGCTGAAACGATGAAAATCACTGCTCCTGACCTTAAAGGACTGGGGATCATTGATGAAATCATCCCAGAAGTAAAAGGCGGGGCACATAAAGATTTAAAACAGCAGGCAAAGTATATGGATAAAATTCTAAAAGACTCGATGTCAGAACTTCTGGTTTTGGATGAAGAGACATTGCTGAGCCAGCGCTATGAGAAATATAAACGAATTGGCGAGTTTTCGTTTCCAACGGAATTTATCGGGGTAAAATAA
- the accD gene encoding acetyl-CoA carboxylase, carboxyltransferase subunit beta gives MLKELFTKTKKKKYATIPSEAAKQDVPEGIMTKCPNCKKIMYTKELNKNCKVCIQCGYHHQMNSAERIESFLDSESFRELDREMVSGNPLGFPGYEEKLEKDREKTGLNEAVVTGIGTVNGYDVAIAIMDATFRMGSMGSVVGEKITRAIEKADELSIPFIIFTASGGARMQEGVLSLMQMAKTSVALKRFSDNGGLIISIMTHPTTGGVSASFASLGDYNFAEPGALIGFAGRRIIEQTIREELPEDFQTAEFLLKHGQLDAVISRVDMKEKIAGILEIHQPGGTFEWQEN, from the coding sequence TTGCTTAAGGAACTTTTTACGAAAACGAAAAAGAAAAAGTACGCGACAATTCCTTCTGAAGCAGCAAAGCAGGATGTTCCTGAAGGAATCATGACAAAATGCCCGAACTGCAAAAAAATCATGTATACGAAAGAACTAAATAAAAACTGCAAGGTTTGTATACAGTGTGGTTATCATCATCAAATGAATTCTGCAGAACGAATCGAAAGTTTCCTGGATTCAGAAAGCTTCCGTGAACTGGATCGGGAAATGGTATCCGGCAATCCGCTCGGATTTCCTGGATACGAAGAAAAGCTTGAAAAGGACCGGGAGAAAACGGGTCTAAATGAGGCAGTAGTTACTGGCATAGGCACTGTGAACGGATATGATGTCGCCATCGCGATCATGGATGCTACTTTCAGAATGGGAAGCATGGGATCGGTTGTAGGCGAAAAGATTACGAGAGCGATCGAGAAGGCTGATGAATTGTCCATTCCATTCATCATCTTTACCGCATCAGGCGGAGCAAGAATGCAGGAAGGTGTATTAAGCCTGATGCAAATGGCGAAAACCAGCGTGGCTTTGAAAAGATTCAGCGATAACGGAGGGTTGATTATCTCCATCATGACCCACCCCACCACTGGAGGAGTTTCTGCAAGTTTTGCCAGTCTGGGGGACTATAATTTCGCCGAACCAGGAGCACTGATCGGCTTCGCAGGACGAAGGATCATCGAGCAGACAATTCGAGAGGAACTGCCGGAAGACTTCCAGACAGCCGAGTTTTTGCTGAAGCATGGGCAGCTTGATGCAGTGATTTCGAGAGTCGATATGAAGGAAAAGATTGCGGGAATACTTGAAATCCATCAGCCAGGAGGGACGTTCGAATGGCAGGAGAACTAG
- a CDS encoding GntR family transcriptional regulator has product MAQPEKSTKVYVEIVRQLREMINKDGLKPGDKIPSERELSERLNAGRSSVREALRALELLGLIETRRGEGTFIRDFRGNQLVQLLSTFILQDKKAKDDVVETKNMIEADCLYLAAEKIREDEIRRLKVWIDDHNFEDEEFFRKIAELADNHLFYRIWYILNDYYKALELKAIPAEKEEYHLLLDSLATKNGELILNRHRMLRKMSTE; this is encoded by the coding sequence GTGGCACAGCCTGAAAAGAGCACGAAAGTATATGTTGAAATCGTCAGGCAGCTAAGGGAAATGATTAATAAAGACGGCTTGAAGCCCGGAGATAAAATTCCTTCCGAACGTGAACTCTCAGAGCGCCTGAATGCTGGGCGCTCCTCTGTTCGCGAAGCCTTGCGCGCCCTTGAACTCCTCGGGCTGATCGAGACAAGAAGGGGAGAAGGAACCTTTATAAGGGACTTCCGCGGCAACCAGCTGGTCCAATTATTAAGTACCTTTATTCTGCAGGATAAAAAAGCCAAAGATGATGTGGTGGAAACGAAAAACATGATCGAGGCAGATTGTCTATATCTGGCTGCTGAAAAGATCCGGGAAGATGAAATCAGAAGATTAAAGGTCTGGATTGATGACCATAATTTTGAGGACGAGGAATTTTTCAGGAAAATTGCCGAACTTGCTGACAATCACCTTTTTTATCGAATTTGGTATATATTGAATGATTATTACAAGGCACTTGAGCTGAAAGCAATTCCAGCTGAAAAAGAAGAATACCATCTGTTGCTGGACTCGCTTGCAACAAAAAATGGAGAACTGATTCTGAATAGGCATCGCATGCTGCGGAAAATGTCGACGGAATGA
- a CDS encoding malic enzyme-like NAD(P)-binding protein — MTLREEALHMHRVNKGKLESKSKVPVRNARDLSLAYSPGVAEPCKEIYDKPETVYDYTMKGNMVAVVSDGTAVLGLGNIGPEAALPVMEGKAVLFKSFAGVDAFPICLNTTDVDKIVETVKLLEPTFGGVNLEDIAAPNCFAVEERLKKETNIPVFHDDQHGTAIVTVAGLVNALKIVGKKMNEIKVVANGAGAAGIAIIKLLYSYGVRDIIMCDTKGAIYEGRPNGMNAIKDEVAKFTNRDNVEGSLADAIKGADVFIGVSVAGALTSEMVATMNNDSIIFAMANPVPEIMPEEAKAAGAAVIGTGRSDFPNQVNNVLAFPGIFRGALDARATHINEKMKVAAVEAIAGLIEESELSSDYVIPGPFDPRVAPAVAAAVAKAAMETGVARIKVDPQEVRERTERLALIGKGE; from the coding sequence TTGACTTTACGTGAAGAAGCTTTGCACATGCATCGTGTGAATAAAGGGAAATTAGAGTCGAAATCGAAAGTGCCTGTAAGGAATGCCAGAGATTTAAGCCTTGCCTATTCTCCGGGTGTCGCGGAGCCTTGCAAGGAAATATATGATAAGCCAGAAACTGTTTATGATTATACAATGAAGGGCAATATGGTGGCGGTCGTATCCGATGGCACTGCTGTCCTTGGACTTGGAAATATCGGTCCTGAAGCCGCGCTGCCTGTAATGGAAGGAAAGGCTGTCCTTTTCAAAAGCTTCGCTGGTGTAGATGCTTTTCCAATCTGCCTAAACACAACGGATGTAGATAAAATTGTTGAAACGGTGAAGCTGCTTGAACCAACATTCGGCGGTGTCAACCTGGAGGATATAGCTGCACCAAACTGTTTTGCAGTAGAAGAACGTTTGAAAAAAGAGACTAATATCCCTGTTTTCCATGATGACCAGCATGGAACGGCAATTGTGACTGTGGCAGGTCTCGTCAATGCGCTGAAAATCGTCGGGAAAAAAATGAATGAAATCAAGGTGGTTGCCAACGGAGCAGGAGCTGCAGGAATTGCCATCATCAAGCTTCTGTATTCATACGGTGTCCGTGACATCATTATGTGTGATACTAAAGGCGCGATTTACGAAGGACGCCCAAACGGCATGAATGCAATCAAGGACGAAGTAGCGAAATTCACTAACCGCGACAATGTTGAAGGTTCCCTGGCTGATGCGATCAAAGGTGCAGATGTTTTCATCGGCGTTTCTGTTGCTGGAGCACTGACATCAGAAATGGTCGCAACAATGAATAATGATTCAATCATCTTTGCGATGGCTAATCCGGTGCCGGAAATCATGCCAGAGGAAGCAAAGGCTGCCGGGGCTGCTGTAATTGGTACTGGCCGCTCCGATTTCCCTAACCAGGTGAATAATGTTCTCGCCTTCCCTGGAATCTTCCGTGGAGCGTTGGATGCAAGGGCTACCCATATCAACGAAAAGATGAAGGTGGCTGCAGTGGAAGCAATCGCTGGGTTGATTGAGGAATCAGAACTCTCAAGCGATTATGTGATCCCCGGCCCATTCGATCCTCGTGTAGCACCTGCTGTTGCAGCAGCTGTCGCGAAAGCCGCGATGGAAACAGGGGTTGCACGAATCAAAGTGGATCCTCAGGAAGTCAGGGAGCGTACTGAACGCCTTGCATTGATTGGAAAAGGTGAGTGA
- the dnaE gene encoding DNA polymerase III subunit alpha: MPFIHLHVYSAFSLLTSTATVEQLVRDAKAKGFSALALTDHNVMYGTVAFYKECLRNSIKPLLGLTVDVVSTSLENESFPLVLLAKNNEGFQNLIKISSAVQTKSPEGIPVKWLKHYAAGLFAMTPGTRGEIEYYLANEEKDQALNTVASYKQIFGNDNFYLAIQDHGLPGQKELVKQLAGLGSETNTPLAASNQVHYLDKEDSFAQECLLAIKNGDKLQDDARERLGSSEYYLKPSKEMGDLFSEYPEALENTLKIAEECNVMLDFGTRHLPKFPVEPGKSADGMLEELCFQGLEKRYGNPSRQHVERLEYELSIIKKMNFSDYFLIVWDFIKYSREKGILIGPGRGSAAGSIVSYVLFITDADPIEHNLLFERFLNPERISMPDIDIDFPDNRRDEVIEYVAAKYGELHVAQIATFGTLAAKAAVRDVGRVFGLNTKELERLSRLVPSRLGITLKDAINESGGLREFIEESSKNRRILETAMKLEGLPRHTSTHAAGVVISEQPLTNVVPIQSGQSRVFLTQYSMDHLEEIGLLKMDFLGLRNLTLIDSILHSIQHKTGQKLLVHDIPGEDKQTFQLLGRGETTGIFQLESEGMRKVLTRLEPTRFEDIVAVNALYRPGPMENIPLFIDRKHGRQDIDYYHKDLEPILRDTYGVIVYQEQIIQIASKMAGFSLGEADLLRRAVSKKKKEVLAQEREHFVNGALRKGYDTQTANLVYDLIVRFANYGFNRSHAVAYSMIAYQLAYLKTHYPLYFMASLLTSAIGNDTKIAQYARELQQMEIKLLPPSINRSAFSFQPEGDSVRYSLAGIKGVGIASLKEIFQARRTGHFKDIFDFCIRVPQKAATRKVVEALIYSGAFDEFGQDRAVLLATIDVALEHAQLVAPDDNGQIDMFAEAEFSLKPKYIEVDPMRIEDKLSLEKEVLGVYLSRHPVSIHEKEFEAAGVKKIASKAPGSKIRLGVYITEQKKIRTKKGEAMAFLTLSDASGETEAVVFPTVYKQYGHVLKQGGMALLEGKFDERDGRSQFIVQQVLDLEKEAKNGQKKPVLYLRIAKGAESAGKMNELKALLKKHQGTVPVIVYNEENEKSMLLPNEFCVNPERGSVGELKKILGDKNVVLKN, translated from the coding sequence ATGCCGTTTATTCACCTTCATGTCTATAGTGCATTCAGCCTGCTCACCAGTACGGCTACAGTCGAGCAGCTTGTCCGCGATGCAAAGGCAAAAGGCTTTTCCGCACTCGCACTGACAGATCATAATGTAATGTACGGAACGGTTGCATTTTATAAAGAATGCCTGAGGAATTCAATCAAGCCATTGCTTGGCCTGACAGTTGATGTCGTCAGTACCTCTCTGGAAAATGAATCCTTCCCGCTTGTTCTCCTTGCGAAAAACAATGAGGGATTCCAGAATCTGATCAAGATTTCAAGTGCTGTACAGACGAAATCCCCCGAAGGAATTCCGGTGAAGTGGCTGAAGCATTATGCCGCAGGACTATTTGCGATGACACCAGGTACCAGGGGTGAAATAGAATATTATTTGGCAAATGAAGAAAAAGACCAAGCATTAAATACAGTTGCTTCATATAAACAAATCTTTGGAAACGATAACTTTTACCTGGCCATACAGGATCACGGTCTCCCCGGGCAGAAGGAGCTGGTCAAACAACTGGCTGGTCTAGGTTCGGAAACAAACACGCCATTGGCTGCTTCGAACCAGGTGCATTATCTGGACAAGGAGGATTCCTTTGCCCAGGAATGCCTGCTTGCGATCAAGAATGGCGATAAACTTCAGGATGATGCCCGCGAAAGGCTTGGCAGCAGCGAGTATTACCTGAAACCCTCAAAGGAAATGGGCGATTTGTTTTCGGAGTATCCAGAAGCCTTGGAAAACACGCTGAAAATAGCGGAAGAGTGCAATGTCATGCTTGACTTTGGTACAAGGCATCTGCCGAAGTTTCCGGTCGAACCGGGGAAAAGTGCCGATGGGATGCTTGAGGAACTCTGTTTCCAGGGACTCGAAAAACGTTACGGAAACCCGTCACGGCAGCATGTGGAAAGACTTGAATATGAATTATCCATCATTAAGAAAATGAACTTCAGCGACTATTTCCTGATTGTATGGGATTTCATCAAATATTCGAGAGAAAAGGGGATTCTGATCGGTCCTGGCCGTGGTTCAGCAGCGGGATCGATTGTATCCTATGTGCTGTTCATTACCGATGCCGATCCGATTGAACATAATCTTCTCTTCGAAAGGTTCCTGAATCCGGAACGAATTTCCATGCCCGACATCGATATCGATTTTCCTGATAATCGCAGGGATGAGGTTATAGAATATGTTGCAGCAAAATATGGGGAGCTGCATGTCGCGCAGATCGCTACCTTCGGAACACTTGCAGCCAAGGCGGCGGTCAGGGACGTAGGCCGTGTTTTCGGTCTGAACACTAAGGAACTCGAGAGGCTCTCCAGGCTTGTTCCATCACGATTGGGAATCACTCTGAAGGATGCCATCAATGAATCTGGCGGACTTAGGGAGTTTATCGAAGAATCTTCAAAGAATAGGAGAATCCTTGAAACGGCGATGAAACTGGAGGGCTTGCCGCGACATACTTCCACTCACGCTGCAGGTGTCGTCATCAGTGAACAGCCGCTTACGAATGTCGTTCCGATCCAATCAGGCCAGTCAAGAGTGTTCCTTACCCAATATTCAATGGATCATCTTGAAGAAATAGGTTTATTGAAGATGGACTTCCTTGGCTTAAGAAATCTGACTTTAATTGATTCCATTCTGCATTCGATCCAGCATAAAACCGGGCAAAAGCTTCTTGTCCATGATATCCCGGGTGAAGATAAACAAACGTTTCAATTGCTCGGCAGAGGCGAGACGACAGGTATTTTCCAGCTTGAGTCTGAAGGAATGCGGAAAGTACTGACAAGGCTGGAACCAACACGATTTGAAGATATCGTCGCAGTCAACGCCCTTTATCGTCCGGGCCCAATGGAGAATATTCCTTTGTTCATTGACCGCAAGCATGGGAGACAGGATATCGATTATTATCATAAGGACCTTGAACCAATCCTGCGCGATACATATGGAGTCATTGTTTATCAGGAGCAAATCATACAGATTGCCTCTAAGATGGCTGGTTTCTCACTCGGAGAAGCAGATCTGCTCCGAAGAGCGGTCTCGAAGAAAAAGAAAGAAGTCCTGGCTCAGGAACGGGAACATTTTGTGAATGGCGCGTTAAGAAAGGGATACGATACACAGACCGCGAATCTGGTCTATGATTTAATCGTCCGTTTCGCCAATTATGGCTTCAACCGCAGCCATGCTGTCGCGTACAGCATGATCGCCTATCAGCTGGCCTATCTCAAAACACATTATCCGCTTTATTTCATGGCTTCCCTGCTGACATCCGCCATCGGCAATGACACCAAAATTGCCCAGTATGCAAGGGAACTTCAGCAAATGGAAATCAAGCTTTTGCCTCCATCCATCAACAGAAGCGCTTTCAGCTTCCAGCCGGAAGGGGACAGTGTTCGATACAGCCTTGCAGGAATCAAAGGCGTGGGGATCGCATCACTAAAGGAAATATTTCAGGCGAGAAGAACAGGGCATTTCAAGGATATCTTCGACTTTTGCATCCGTGTGCCGCAAAAGGCCGCAACAAGAAAAGTGGTTGAAGCTCTGATCTATTCAGGTGCTTTCGATGAATTCGGGCAGGACCGTGCCGTCCTTTTAGCGACTATAGATGTGGCGCTTGAACACGCACAGCTCGTAGCTCCGGATGACAACGGGCAAATCGATATGTTCGCAGAAGCAGAGTTTTCCCTAAAGCCGAAGTATATAGAGGTTGACCCGATGCGAATAGAAGACAAGCTCAGCCTTGAAAAAGAGGTCCTGGGAGTCTATCTCTCCAGGCATCCTGTTTCCATCCATGAGAAGGAGTTCGAGGCCGCCGGGGTTAAAAAGATTGCGTCAAAGGCTCCAGGGAGCAAAATAAGGCTTGGCGTCTATATAACGGAACAGAAGAAAATCCGCACAAAAAAAGGAGAAGCCATGGCCTTCCTCACTCTCAGTGACGCAAGCGGAGAAACAGAAGCTGTTGTTTTCCCAACTGTCTACAAGCAGTATGGACATGTCTTGAAGCAGGGTGGGATGGCGCTTCTGGAAGGAAAGTTCGATGAACGGGATGGAAGGAGCCAATTTATCGTACAGCAAGTGCTTGACCTTGAAAAAGAAGCGAAAAACGGACAGAAAAAGCCGGTCTTGTATTTGCGAATCGCGAAGGGTGCCGAAAGCGCCGGTAAAATGAATGAACTTAAAGCTTTATTGAAAAAACATCAAGGCACTGTTCCGGTTATTGTGTATAACGAAGAGAACGAGAAATCGATGCTGTTGCCAAATGAGTTCTGCGTGAATCCCGAACGGGGAAGTGTGGGAGAATTAAAAAAGATATTGGGTGACAAGAATGTTGTCCTGAAAAATTAG
- a CDS encoding YtrH family sporulation protein — protein sequence MNQPFIPGLFEAYFIALGVLLGGSLIGGLAAFLTGQPLMTEIARFSSSIRIWAIIAAIGGTFDTVYSFEKGLLHGETKDIFKQFLLILTAMGGAQTGALLIDWLTQEHV from the coding sequence ATGAACCAGCCATTTATCCCGGGTTTGTTTGAAGCATATTTCATTGCGCTAGGCGTTTTGCTGGGCGGCTCTTTGATCGGAGGGTTAGCGGCTTTTTTAACAGGACAGCCTTTAATGACGGAAATCGCCCGTTTCTCCAGCTCCATTCGGATCTGGGCCATCATCGCTGCGATTGGCGGCACATTTGATACTGTCTACAGCTTTGAAAAGGGACTTTTGCACGGAGAAACAAAGGATATTTTCAAACAGTTTCTATTGATCCTCACTGCCATGGGCGGTGCCCAGACTGGGGCCCTTCTCATTGACTGGCTGACACAGGAGCATGTCTGA
- the ytrI gene encoding sporulation membrane protein YtrI, translated as MRVPPYYRKPEWQRFFSGAAVGALVSWVLFLYMNGAWMEKHAKTIEQQKDEIADLKSDIEIWMEDYEELNKKNQEKLTVQEIKVKIVNDKKYKQLDTLSIYEIEEETKGQLNMLLAKDLDSVFKSRELITKVIENKSIRISDKRYKLKIKSMVIYTSVSILVEISLD; from the coding sequence ATGAGGGTTCCTCCTTATTACCGAAAGCCAGAATGGCAGCGATTCTTTTCCGGTGCAGCAGTTGGCGCACTCGTAAGCTGGGTTTTGTTTTTATATATGAATGGCGCATGGATGGAAAAACACGCGAAAACGATCGAGCAGCAAAAAGATGAAATCGCAGACTTGAAAAGTGACATCGAAATCTGGATGGAGGATTATGAAGAATTAAACAAAAAGAACCAGGAAAAGCTCACCGTGCAGGAAATCAAGGTGAAAATCGTCAATGATAAAAAGTATAAACAGCTGGATACACTCAGCATCTACGAAATCGAGGAGGAGACCAAAGGACAATTAAACATGCTCCTCGCCAAAGACCTCGATTCTGTTTTCAAAAGCAGGGAACTGATTACAAAGGTGATTGAAAATAAATCAATCAGAATCAGTGACAAACGCTATAAACTGAAAATCAAATCAATGGTCATTTATACATCAGTCAGCATACTGGTGGAAATCAGTCTGGATTGA